From Streptomyces zhihengii, the proteins below share one genomic window:
- the pdhA gene encoding pyruvate dehydrogenase (acetyl-transferring) E1 component subunit alpha, which translates to MTVESTAARKPRRSSKRASAAGKPQSSEPQLVQLLTPEGVRVEHPEYAIDLSADELRGLYRDMVLTRRFDGEATALQRQGELGLWASLLGQEAAQIGSGRALRDDDYVFPTYREHGVAWCRGVDPTNLLGMFRGVNHGGWDPSTNNFHLYTIVIGSQTLHATGYAMGVAKDGADSAVIAYFGDGASSQGDVAESFTFSAVYNAPVVFFCQNNQWAISEPTEKQTRVPLYQRAQGFGFPGVRVDGNDVLACLAVTRSALERARRGEGPTLVEAFTYRMGAHTTSDDPTKYRHDDERQAWEAKDPIQRLRTYLENEGHADAAFFTALDEESDALAKRVREAVRAMPDPEDMAMFDHIYADGHALVDEERAEFAAYQASFAEEGK; encoded by the coding sequence GTGACCGTGGAGAGCACTGCCGCGCGCAAACCGCGACGCAGCAGCAAGCGCGCAAGCGCAGCCGGAAAGCCACAGAGTTCCGAGCCCCAGCTCGTACAGCTGCTGACGCCCGAGGGCGTCCGCGTCGAGCATCCGGAATACGCCATCGACCTGAGCGCGGACGAGCTGCGCGGGCTGTACCGGGACATGGTGCTGACCCGCCGCTTCGACGGGGAGGCCACCGCCCTCCAGCGCCAGGGCGAACTCGGCCTGTGGGCCTCGCTGCTCGGCCAGGAGGCCGCCCAGATCGGCTCGGGACGCGCCCTGCGCGACGACGACTACGTCTTCCCGACCTACCGCGAGCACGGCGTCGCCTGGTGCCGCGGGGTCGACCCGACGAACCTGCTCGGCATGTTCCGCGGCGTGAACCACGGCGGCTGGGACCCGAGCACCAACAACTTCCACCTGTACACGATCGTCATCGGCTCGCAGACGCTGCACGCCACCGGCTACGCGATGGGCGTGGCCAAGGACGGCGCGGACTCCGCCGTGATCGCGTACTTCGGCGACGGCGCCTCCAGCCAGGGCGACGTGGCCGAGTCCTTCACCTTCTCCGCGGTCTACAACGCCCCGGTCGTGTTCTTCTGCCAGAACAACCAGTGGGCGATCTCCGAGCCCACCGAGAAGCAGACCCGGGTGCCGCTCTACCAGCGCGCGCAGGGCTTCGGCTTCCCCGGCGTCCGCGTCGACGGCAACGACGTGCTCGCCTGCCTGGCCGTGACCCGGTCGGCGCTGGAGCGCGCCCGCCGCGGCGAGGGCCCGACCCTGGTCGAGGCGTTCACCTACCGGATGGGCGCCCACACCACCTCGGACGACCCCACCAAGTACCGCCACGACGACGAGCGGCAGGCGTGGGAGGCGAAGGACCCGATCCAGCGCCTGCGCACCTACCTGGAGAACGAGGGCCACGCGGACGCCGCCTTCTTCACCGCCCTGGACGAGGAGAGCGACGCCCTCGCCAAGCGCGTGCGCGAGGCCGTGCGGGCCATGCCCGACCCCGAGGACATGGCGATGTTCGACCACATCTACGCCGACGGCCACGCGCTCGTCGACGAGGAGCGCGCCGAGTTCGCCGCCTACCAGGCGTCGTTCGCCGAGGAGGGCAAGTAA
- a CDS encoding ABC transporter ATP-binding protein yields the protein MEAVLGAHRLSLSHQGPDGPVAAVRDVSFEVAAGEIVALVGRSGSGKTSLLMALGLLATPGAGTVLVEGRDTAGLADAELSALRRDRIGFVFQAFNLLPQFTAQENVAMAHRSGLRGGAERAARLLGEVGLGHRLRHRPQQLSAGEQQRVAVARALVNAPAVVLADEPTGNLDAETESDVLDVLTTGAAGSGCAVLLVTHSAGVASRAGRVLRMADGLCAEDPEHDAPRKATP from the coding sequence GTGGAAGCCGTACTGGGAGCCCATCGGCTCAGCCTGTCCCACCAGGGCCCCGACGGGCCGGTCGCCGCCGTGCGGGACGTGTCGTTCGAGGTCGCGGCCGGTGAGATCGTCGCCCTGGTCGGGCGGTCGGGGAGCGGCAAGACGAGCCTGCTCATGGCGCTGGGCCTGCTGGCGACGCCCGGCGCCGGAACCGTCCTCGTGGAGGGCCGGGACACGGCCGGGCTGGCGGACGCCGAGCTGTCCGCGCTGCGCCGCGACCGCATCGGCTTCGTGTTCCAGGCGTTCAACCTGCTGCCCCAGTTCACCGCCCAGGAGAACGTCGCGATGGCCCATCGCTCCGGGCTGCGCGGGGGCGCGGAACGGGCCGCGCGGCTGCTGGGCGAGGTCGGGCTCGGGCACCGGCTGAGGCACCGGCCGCAGCAGCTCTCCGCCGGGGAGCAGCAGCGGGTCGCCGTCGCGCGGGCACTGGTCAACGCGCCCGCCGTGGTGCTCGCCGACGAACCGACGGGCAACCTGGACGCCGAGACCGAGTCCGACGTGCTCGACGTGCTCACCACCGGCGCGGCCGGCAGCGGCTGCGCCGTGCTGCTGGTCACCCACAGCGCCGGTGTGGCCTCCCGGGCCGGCCGGGTGCTGCGCATGGCGGACGGGCTGTGCGCCGAGGACCCGGAGCACGACGCACCCCGGAAGGCCACCCCATGA
- a CDS encoding dihydrolipoamide acetyltransferase family protein, which produces MTADTSLRFREFKMPDVGEGLTEAEILKWYVQPGDTVTDGQVVCEVETAKAAVELPIPYDGVVHELRFEEGTTVDVGTSIITIDVAPGSAPADQAPAPEPVAAAEPAPAVEEEEKPKGRQPVLVGYGVAESSTKRRPRKQTAAVPEQAAVAIQAEMNGHGTAADTRPLAKPPVRKLAKDLGIDLATVTPTGPDGIITREDVHAAAAPAPAPAAAEPAPAAVPVAVAAEPVAPGARETRVPIKGVRKATAAAMVGSAFTAPHVTEFVTLDVTRTMKLVEELKADKDMAGLRVNPLLLIAKALLVAIKRNPGINASWDEAAQEIVQKHYVNLGIAAATPRGLIVPNIKDAHDKTLPELAAALGDLVATAREGKTTPAAMQGGTVTITNVGVFGVDTGTPILNPGESAILAVGAIKLQPWVHKGKVKPRQVTTLALSFDHRLVDGELGSKVLADVAAVLEQPKRLITWA; this is translated from the coding sequence ATGACCGCAGACACTTCCCTGCGTTTCCGCGAGTTCAAGATGCCCGACGTGGGCGAGGGACTCACCGAGGCCGAGATCCTCAAGTGGTACGTCCAGCCCGGTGACACCGTCACCGACGGCCAGGTCGTGTGCGAGGTCGAGACGGCGAAGGCGGCCGTCGAGCTGCCGATCCCGTACGACGGCGTCGTCCACGAGCTCCGCTTCGAGGAGGGGACCACCGTGGACGTCGGCACGTCGATCATCACGATCGACGTGGCGCCCGGGTCGGCCCCCGCCGACCAGGCCCCGGCCCCCGAGCCCGTGGCCGCCGCGGAGCCCGCGCCCGCCGTCGAGGAGGAGGAGAAGCCGAAGGGCCGTCAGCCCGTGCTCGTCGGCTACGGCGTCGCCGAGTCCTCCACCAAGCGCCGGCCGCGCAAGCAGACGGCCGCCGTGCCGGAGCAGGCCGCCGTCGCGATCCAGGCCGAGATGAACGGCCACGGCACCGCGGCGGACACCCGTCCGCTGGCGAAGCCGCCGGTCCGCAAGCTCGCCAAGGACCTGGGCATCGACCTGGCCACGGTGACGCCGACCGGTCCCGACGGGATCATCACCCGGGAGGACGTCCACGCAGCGGCGGCCCCGGCTCCCGCGCCGGCGGCCGCGGAGCCCGCGCCCGCCGCGGTGCCGGTGGCGGTGGCGGCCGAGCCCGTCGCGCCCGGCGCCCGCGAGACCCGCGTCCCGATCAAGGGCGTGCGCAAGGCGACGGCGGCGGCGATGGTGGGCAGCGCGTTCACCGCGCCGCACGTCACCGAGTTCGTCACCCTCGACGTGACCCGCACCATGAAGCTCGTCGAGGAGCTGAAGGCCGACAAGGACATGGCGGGGCTGCGGGTCAACCCGCTGCTGCTGATCGCCAAGGCCCTGCTGGTCGCCATCAAGCGCAACCCGGGGATCAACGCGTCCTGGGACGAGGCCGCCCAGGAGATCGTCCAGAAGCACTATGTGAACCTGGGCATCGCCGCGGCCACCCCGCGCGGTCTGATCGTGCCGAACATCAAGGACGCGCACGACAAGACCCTGCCCGAACTGGCCGCCGCGCTCGGCGACCTGGTCGCCACCGCCCGCGAGGGCAAGACCACCCCGGCGGCGATGCAGGGCGGCACGGTGACCATCACCAATGTCGGCGTCTTCGGCGTCGACACGGGCACGCCCATCCTCAACCCGGGCGAGTCCGCCATCCTCGCGGTCGGTGCGATCAAGCTCCAGCCGTGGGTCCACAAGGGCAAGGTCAAGCCGCGGCAGGTCACCACGCTCGCGCTCTCCTTCGACCACCGCCTGGTCGACGGCGAGCTGGGCTCCAAGGTCCTCGCCGATGTGGCGGCGGTCCTGGAGCAGCCCAAGCGGCTGATCACCTGGGCGTGA
- a CDS encoding maleylpyruvate isomerase family mycothiol-dependent enzyme translates to MTVHPSLQNYADAWTHAVEAIAELVQPLVEGEWNRATPCPGWSVRDIVSHVIGMECEMLGDPRPIHSLPRDLYHVQSEFARYMEMQVDVRRHHTAPEMTSELEYVLIRRARQLRNESRTPDTAVRAPLGTEQTLEVAYRKRAFDTWVHEQDLRVALNAPGNLDSPGAYVARDFLIEALPKVVAKDAGAPAQSAVVFDVSGPVEFLRTVRVDAEGRGTVDGSPSLGPLVTLATDWETFYRLACGRVRPAAVADRVKVDGDTELAEAILRVLAVTP, encoded by the coding sequence GTGACCGTCCATCCCAGCCTGCAGAACTACGCCGATGCCTGGACCCACGCAGTCGAAGCGATAGCCGAGCTGGTGCAGCCGCTCGTCGAGGGCGAGTGGAACCGTGCCACACCGTGCCCGGGCTGGTCGGTGCGCGACATCGTCTCGCATGTCATCGGCATGGAGTGCGAGATGCTCGGCGACCCCCGCCCCATCCACTCGCTGCCCCGTGATCTCTACCACGTCCAGAGCGAGTTCGCCCGGTACATGGAGATGCAGGTCGACGTGCGCCGGCACCACACCGCGCCGGAGATGACCTCCGAGCTGGAGTACGTGCTGATCCGCCGGGCCCGTCAGCTCCGCAACGAGAGCCGGACGCCGGACACGGCGGTCCGCGCCCCGCTGGGCACCGAGCAGACCCTGGAAGTCGCCTACCGCAAGCGCGCGTTCGACACCTGGGTGCACGAGCAGGACCTGCGGGTGGCGCTCAACGCGCCCGGCAACCTCGACTCCCCGGGCGCCTACGTCGCCCGTGACTTCCTGATCGAGGCGCTGCCGAAGGTCGTCGCCAAGGACGCGGGCGCCCCCGCGCAGTCGGCGGTCGTCTTCGACGTGAGCGGTCCCGTCGAGTTCCTGCGGACGGTCCGGGTGGACGCGGAGGGCCGCGGCACGGTGGACGGTTCGCCGTCGCTGGGCCCGCTGGTGACGCTGGCCACCGACTGGGAGACGTTCTACCGGCTGGCCTGCGGCCGGGTCCGGCCCGCCGCGGTGGCGGACCGGGTCAAGGTGGACGGCGACACGGAGCTGGCCGAGGCGATCCTGCGGGTGCTGGCGGTCACCCCGTAG
- a CDS encoding GntR family transcriptional regulator, translated as MPAPAPAPATAPTKQPPAAERVYAHIKQAVLDREYEGGTLLTEGELADAVGVSRTPVREALLKLEVEGLIKLYPKKGALVLAVSAQEIADVVETRLLVEEFAVRKAVPAPARLIARLEELLDEQRRHLDAGDLAAFAVSDRCFHAEIVRHAGNEILSKLYDQLRDRQLRMGVAIMQALPDRVTRNYAEHGEILDRIRAGDADGAAGCVRRHLGRVKDLVRGEDR; from the coding sequence ATGCCTGCTCCAGCCCCTGCCCCGGCCACCGCTCCCACCAAGCAGCCACCCGCCGCCGAACGCGTCTACGCGCACATCAAGCAGGCCGTGCTCGACCGCGAGTACGAGGGCGGCACCCTGCTCACCGAGGGCGAACTGGCCGACGCCGTGGGCGTCTCGCGCACCCCGGTCCGGGAGGCGCTGCTCAAGCTGGAGGTCGAGGGGCTGATCAAGCTCTACCCCAAGAAGGGCGCCCTGGTGCTCGCCGTCTCCGCGCAGGAGATCGCGGACGTGGTGGAAACCCGGCTGCTGGTCGAGGAGTTCGCCGTCCGCAAGGCCGTGCCCGCCCCCGCCCGGCTGATCGCCCGGCTGGAGGAACTGCTCGACGAGCAGCGCCGCCACCTCGACGCGGGCGACCTGGCCGCCTTCGCCGTCAGCGACCGCTGCTTCCACGCCGAGATCGTCCGCCACGCCGGGAACGAGATCCTCTCCAAGCTCTACGACCAACTGCGCGACCGCCAGCTCCGCATGGGCGTCGCCATCATGCAGGCCCTCCCCGACCGGGTGACCCGCAACTACGCGGAGCACGGCGAGATCCTCGACCGGATCCGGGCCGGCGACGCCGACGGCGCGGCCGGCTGCGTGCGCCGCCACCTCGGCCGGGTCAAGGACCTGGTCCGCGGTGAGGACCGGTGA
- a CDS encoding LURP-one-related/scramblase family protein: MKYLVRDKIFAIGDDYWIEDEHGRHAFLVDGKALRLRDTLELKDPSGFVLVTLRQKLFSLRGAMTVEQEGKPLATIRRKRLSLLRNHFRVSLAEGTELDVSGRILDREFVVEYEGELLAHISRRWLTLRDTYGVDVVREDADAALLIAVAVCVIRMAEREREED; this comes from the coding sequence ATGAAATACCTGGTACGCGACAAGATCTTCGCCATCGGTGACGACTACTGGATCGAGGACGAGCACGGGCGGCACGCCTTTCTCGTCGACGGGAAGGCGCTGCGGCTGCGGGACACGCTGGAGCTGAAGGATCCCAGCGGGTTCGTGCTGGTGACGTTGCGGCAGAAGCTGTTCAGCCTGCGCGGGGCGATGACCGTCGAGCAGGAGGGGAAGCCGCTGGCGACCATCCGGCGCAAGCGGCTGTCCCTGCTGCGGAACCACTTCCGGGTCAGCCTCGCCGAGGGGACGGAGCTCGATGTGAGCGGACGGATCCTGGACCGGGAGTTCGTCGTGGAGTACGAGGGCGAACTCCTGGCCCACATCTCGCGGCGGTGGCTGACACTCCGGGACACCTACGGCGTGGACGTGGTCCGCGAGGACGCCGACGCCGCGCTGCTCATCGCCGTCGCGGTGTGCGTGATCAGGATGGCGGAGCGGGAACGCGAGGAGGACTGA
- a CDS encoding alpha-ketoacid dehydrogenase subunit beta: protein MAAQKLPLAKALNESLRKALETDPKVLIMGEDVGKLGGVFRITDGLQKDFGEDRVIDTPLAESGIVGTAIGLALRGYRPVVEIQFDGFVFPAYDQIVTQLAKMHARALGKIKLPVVVRIPYGGGIGAVEHHSESPEALFAHVAGLKVVSPSNASDAYWMLQQAIQSDDPVIFFEPKRRYWDKGEVDTEAIPGPLHTARVAREGADLTLAAYGPMVKVCLEAAAAAQEEGKSIEVVDLRSMSPIDFDTIQTSVEKTRRLVVVHEAPVFYGSGAEVAARITERCFYHLEAPVLRVGGFHAPYPPARLEEEYLPGLDRVLDAVDRSLAY, encoded by the coding sequence ATGGCCGCACAGAAACTCCCTCTCGCCAAGGCGCTCAACGAGTCGCTGCGCAAGGCCCTGGAGACGGACCCCAAGGTCCTGATCATGGGTGAGGACGTCGGCAAGCTCGGCGGCGTCTTCCGTATCACCGACGGCCTCCAGAAGGACTTCGGCGAGGACCGGGTCATCGACACCCCGCTGGCCGAGTCCGGCATCGTCGGCACCGCGATCGGTCTGGCGCTGCGCGGCTACCGGCCCGTGGTGGAGATCCAGTTCGACGGGTTCGTCTTCCCGGCGTACGACCAGATCGTCACCCAGCTCGCCAAGATGCACGCCAGGGCGCTCGGCAAGATCAAGCTGCCCGTCGTCGTGCGCATCCCCTACGGCGGCGGCATCGGCGCGGTCGAGCACCACTCCGAGTCCCCCGAGGCGCTCTTCGCGCATGTCGCGGGCCTCAAGGTGGTCTCCCCCTCCAACGCCTCCGACGCCTACTGGATGCTCCAGCAGGCCATCCAGAGCGACGACCCGGTGATCTTCTTCGAGCCGAAGCGCCGCTACTGGGACAAGGGCGAGGTCGACACCGAGGCCATCCCCGGCCCCCTGCACACGGCGCGCGTCGCCCGGGAGGGCGCCGACCTCACCCTGGCGGCCTACGGCCCGATGGTGAAGGTCTGCCTGGAGGCCGCCGCGGCCGCCCAGGAGGAGGGCAAGTCGATCGAGGTCGTGGACCTCCGGTCGATGTCGCCGATCGACTTCGACACCATCCAGACCTCGGTCGAGAAGACCCGGCGGCTGGTCGTGGTGCACGAGGCCCCGGTCTTCTACGGCTCCGGTGCGGAGGTCGCGGCGCGCATCACCGAGCGCTGCTTCTACCACCTGGAGGCCCCGGTGCTCAGGGTCGGCGGATTCCATGCCCCGTACCCGCCGGCCCGCCTGGAGGAGGAGTACCTTCCGGGACTGGACCGGGTGCTGGACGCCGTCGACCGCTCGCTCGCGTACTGA
- a CDS encoding MFS transporter, translating to MSASSHGVSLPGDPPGGRRAAAIWGIGVAVYFVAVIFRTSLGVAGLDAADRFDVNASALSTFSILQLLVYAGMQIPVGLMVDRLGTKKVLTLGVVLFTVGQLGFALSPSYGMALASRALLGCGDAMTFISVLRLGARWFPVRKGPLVAQVAALFGMAGNLVSTLLIARMLHGLGWTATFAGSSAAGLVVLVLLVLFLKDHPEGHEPPPVHHRGTAFVRRQIAASWREPGTRLGMWVHFTTQFPAMVFLLLWGMPFLVEAQHLTRETAGALLTLVVASNMVVGLVYGQIIARHHAARAPLALGTIGASALLWAATIAYPGDEAPMWLLITLCAVLGACGPASMIGFDFARPANPPERQGTASGIVNMGGFVASMTTLFAVGVLLDATGDNYRIAFTSVFVLQALGVTQILRLRSRTARRERERLVASRVEAVHVPA from the coding sequence GTGAGCGCCTCCTCCCACGGGGTCTCGCTGCCCGGCGATCCCCCCGGCGGCCGGCGGGCCGCCGCGATCTGGGGCATCGGCGTCGCCGTCTACTTCGTCGCCGTCATCTTCCGGACCTCGCTCGGGGTCGCCGGACTGGACGCCGCCGACCGCTTCGACGTCAACGCCTCGGCCCTGTCCACCTTCTCCATCCTCCAGCTCCTCGTCTACGCGGGCATGCAGATACCCGTCGGGCTGATGGTCGACCGGCTCGGCACCAAGAAGGTCCTCACCCTCGGCGTCGTACTGTTCACCGTCGGCCAGCTCGGCTTCGCGCTGTCGCCCTCCTACGGCATGGCGCTCGCCTCCCGGGCCCTGCTCGGCTGCGGCGACGCCATGACCTTCATCAGCGTGCTGCGCCTCGGCGCCCGCTGGTTCCCGGTGCGCAAGGGCCCCCTGGTGGCCCAGGTCGCCGCCCTGTTCGGCATGGCGGGCAACCTGGTCTCCACGCTGCTGATCGCCCGCATGCTGCACGGCCTCGGATGGACCGCGACGTTCGCCGGCAGCTCCGCCGCGGGACTGGTCGTCCTCGTCCTGCTGGTGCTCTTCCTCAAGGACCATCCCGAGGGCCACGAGCCGCCTCCCGTGCACCACCGGGGCACGGCCTTCGTGCGGCGTCAGATCGCCGCGTCCTGGCGCGAACCCGGCACCCGGCTGGGGATGTGGGTGCACTTCACCACCCAGTTCCCCGCGATGGTGTTCCTGCTGCTCTGGGGGATGCCCTTCCTCGTCGAGGCACAGCACCTCACCCGCGAGACCGCCGGCGCGCTGCTGACCCTCGTGGTGGCCTCCAACATGGTCGTCGGCCTCGTCTACGGCCAGATCATCGCCCGCCACCACGCCGCCCGCGCGCCGCTGGCGCTCGGCACCATCGGCGCGAGCGCGCTGCTGTGGGCCGCGACCATCGCCTACCCGGGCGACGAGGCGCCGATGTGGCTGCTGATCACCCTGTGCGCCGTCCTCGGGGCATGCGGCCCCGCGTCGATGATCGGCTTCGACTTCGCCCGCCCGGCCAACCCGCCCGAGCGGCAGGGCACCGCGTCCGGCATCGTCAACATGGGCGGCTTCGTCGCCTCGATGACCACGCTGTTCGCGGTCGGCGTCCTGCTGGACGCGACGGGCGACAACTACCGGATCGCCTTCACGTCCGTCTTCGTCCTCCAGGCGCTCGGCGTCACCCAGATCCTGCGGCTGCGCTCCCGCACCGCGCGCCGGGAGCGGGAGCGCCTGGTCGCGAGCCGTGTGGAGGCCGTGCACGTACCGGCGTGA
- a CDS encoding ABC transporter permease, protein MKPLHHGLLNARRFARRSFASGLALALCGMLSLAAATVVRGAERSAEATLSTGTGLRQIDLEARTDESTAKRLTPAALTAVAGLPGVRSVEPVVQASFDSGPDESLPPFLLHATSARASVPPPLLERARAEVFPLKGAEVVLPAVGDGQDLSGLLGRTVSVGYIQRIGENRGTGVTDRITVVGLYDPAWQIDGPNAAYAATPLVAKWAAAREGVEVGRFLGTRGFARATVVTAGPEAVDGVLERLHEQRFHAYAVADRVRELPVLLELFRWGALLMLGLLVVAAAVTGAGMGSGLLRERVHEIGLLRAVGRTRREVAAVFAVEIGATGLAAGAAGALCGAVGGALVVRGLAGMEVFAGHLPAGPVLPGPWAVAATLLLPVAAVLTGAARPLRRAVRTDPTRALRDW, encoded by the coding sequence ATGAAGCCGCTGCACCACGGGCTGCTGAACGCCCGCCGTTTCGCGAGGCGTTCGTTCGCCTCGGGGCTCGCCCTCGCGCTGTGCGGCATGCTCTCGCTGGCCGCCGCGACCGTCGTCCGCGGCGCCGAGCGGTCCGCCGAGGCGACGCTGTCCACCGGGACGGGTTTGCGGCAGATCGATCTGGAGGCGCGCACCGACGAGTCCACGGCCAAGCGGCTCACCCCGGCGGCGCTCACCGCGGTGGCGGGTCTGCCCGGTGTCCGGTCGGTCGAGCCCGTCGTGCAGGCGTCCTTCGACAGCGGTCCCGACGAGAGCCTGCCGCCGTTCCTGCTCCACGCGACCTCGGCGCGCGCCTCCGTGCCCCCGCCGCTGCTGGAGCGGGCGCGGGCCGAGGTCTTCCCCCTGAAGGGCGCCGAGGTCGTCCTCCCGGCCGTCGGCGACGGACAGGACCTGTCCGGCCTGCTCGGCCGGACGGTGTCCGTGGGCTACATCCAGCGCATCGGCGAGAACCGCGGCACCGGTGTCACCGACCGGATCACCGTCGTCGGGCTCTACGACCCCGCCTGGCAGATCGACGGGCCGAACGCCGCCTACGCGGCCACCCCGCTGGTGGCCAAGTGGGCGGCGGCGCGGGAAGGGGTGGAGGTCGGGCGGTTCCTCGGGACGCGGGGGTTCGCCAGGGCGACGGTGGTGACGGCGGGGCCGGAGGCGGTCGACGGGGTGCTGGAGCGGCTGCACGAGCAGCGCTTCCACGCGTACGCGGTGGCCGACCGGGTGCGGGAGCTGCCGGTGCTGCTGGAGCTGTTCCGCTGGGGGGCGCTGCTCATGCTCGGGCTGCTGGTCGTCGCGGCGGCCGTCACCGGGGCCGGGATGGGCAGCGGACTGCTGCGCGAGCGGGTGCACGAGATCGGGCTGCTCCGGGCCGTGGGCCGGACCCGGCGGGAGGTGGCGGCCGTGTTCGCCGTCGAGATCGGGGCCACGGGGCTGGCCGCGGGCGCCGCCGGTGCGCTGTGCGGCGCGGTGGGCGGTGCGCTGGTCGTCCGGGGGCTGGCGGGGATGGAGGTCTTCGCCGGGCATCTGCCGGCCGGCCCGGTGCTGCCCGGCCCGTGGGCCGTGGCGGCGACCCTGCTGCTCCCGGTGGCCGCCGTCCTGACCGGCGCCGCCCGGCCGCTGCGCCGCGCCGTGCGCACCGACCCGACCCGGGCGCTGCGGGA
- a CDS encoding carbon-nitrogen family hydrolase gives MRASLVQISVEPDESVDSRRRRVASLVRAQRGADLVVLPELWPVGAFAYQQFEDEAEKPDGPTFQVMAEAAKDAGVWLHAGSVVEKAADGTLYNTSLVISPTGGLAAAYRKIHRFGFDKGEAVMMGAGRDLVTVPVPGGLTLGLATCYDLRFPELFRGLTDAGAQALVIPAGWPARRRDHWTLLARARAVENQAYVLACGTAGTHAGVEQAGHSIVVDPWGETLAEAGPGEEVLTVDLDPAKVESTREVFPALKDRRLGLPVPERPRD, from the coding sequence GTGCGCGCCTCCCTCGTGCAGATCTCGGTAGAACCGGATGAATCGGTGGACTCCCGCCGGCGTCGCGTCGCCTCCCTGGTGCGCGCGCAGAGGGGTGCGGACCTGGTGGTCCTCCCCGAGCTGTGGCCCGTCGGGGCCTTCGCGTACCAGCAGTTCGAGGACGAGGCCGAGAAGCCGGACGGGCCGACCTTCCAGGTGATGGCCGAGGCGGCGAAGGACGCCGGGGTGTGGCTGCACGCCGGCTCCGTCGTCGAGAAGGCCGCCGACGGCACCCTCTACAACACGTCCCTGGTCATCTCCCCCACGGGCGGGCTCGCCGCCGCCTACCGCAAGATCCACCGCTTCGGCTTCGACAAGGGCGAGGCGGTCATGATGGGCGCCGGCCGCGACCTCGTCACGGTCCCCGTCCCCGGCGGGCTCACCCTCGGCCTCGCCACCTGCTACGACCTGCGCTTCCCCGAACTCTTCCGGGGGCTCACCGACGCGGGCGCGCAGGCGCTGGTGATCCCGGCGGGCTGGCCGGCCCGCCGGCGCGACCACTGGACCCTGCTGGCCCGCGCCCGCGCCGTCGAGAACCAGGCGTACGTCCTGGCCTGCGGCACCGCGGGGACGCACGCCGGAGTGGAGCAGGCCGGGCACAGCATCGTCGTCGACCCCTGGGGCGAGACCCTCGCGGAGGCCGGCCCCGGCGAGGAGGTGCTCACCGTGGACCTCGACCCCGCGAAGGTGGAGTCCACCCGCGAGGTCTTCCCGGCGCTGAAGGACCGGCGGCTGGGGCTGCCGGTCCCGGAACGGCCGCGGGACTGA
- a CDS encoding response regulator transcription factor, which translates to MREEGKITVFLVDDHEVVRRGVHELLSGEADIEVVGEAGTAADALVRIVATAPDVAVLDVRLPDGSGVEVCREIRSQNENIACLMLTSFADDEALFDAIMAGASGYVLKAIRGNELLTAVRDVAAGRSLLDPVATARVLERLRDGNKPRGDDLLAHLTDQERRILDLIGEGLTNRAIGERLHLAEKTIKNYVSSLLSKLGMERRSQAAAYVARRQVERERDGA; encoded by the coding sequence GTGCGCGAAGAAGGAAAAATCACCGTATTCCTGGTCGACGACCACGAGGTAGTGCGCCGCGGCGTCCATGAGCTGCTCTCCGGGGAGGCCGACATCGAGGTCGTCGGCGAGGCGGGTACGGCGGCAGACGCCCTGGTCAGGATCGTGGCGACCGCCCCGGACGTGGCCGTCCTCGACGTCCGGCTGCCCGACGGGAGCGGGGTGGAGGTGTGCCGCGAGATCCGTTCGCAGAACGAGAACATCGCGTGCCTGATGCTCACCTCCTTCGCCGACGACGAGGCGCTCTTCGACGCGATCATGGCGGGTGCCTCGGGCTACGTCCTGAAGGCGATCCGGGGCAACGAGCTGCTGACCGCGGTACGGGACGTCGCCGCCGGCAGGTCGCTGCTGGACCCGGTGGCCACCGCGCGTGTCCTGGAGCGCCTGCGGGACGGCAACAAGCCCCGCGGCGACGACCTCCTGGCCCATCTGACCGACCAGGAGCGGCGGATCCTGGACCTGATCGGCGAGGGGCTGACGAACCGGGCCATCGGCGAGCGGCTGCATCTCGCCGAGAAGACCATCAAGAACTACGTCTCCAGCCTGCTCTCCAAGCTGGGCATGGAGCGCCGCTCGCAGGCGGCGGCCTATGTGGCGCGACGCCAGGTGGAGCGCGAGCGCGACGGGGCCTGA